GGATGGTATGGGTTAGGGTTATGGCTTTTCTTTCTTTGCTCTTTTTGTTTCGCTTCTTTGTTGGGATTTCTTTTGGCTAATAACAAGGATAGAgtttatttgttttgtttttagtcACTTCGGCCGACTGAGTGAGTTCCGTTTAGTTGGCCTAGAGTGGACCCTTGATTAAGTTTTTATTACTTCGCATGCATGTTTAAATTATCGTTAACTTATGCAAATAATGTGGACTTGAATTGTTGCCTTTATTTCattgaatttaaattttaaaaaaaactacatcgaaaaagaaaaaactaaaactatTCGGAGGATAACCTCCGGAACTTATTGAGAAAACATAAAGAAATGGGTCTCGTACGCTAACTACTTCTAGACTTTGACTCAGATTTTGGGTTGATTCTCGAAGAATTTATGCCTTTCTCCGGTAGCCATTTTGAACTCGATCCTTCATGAGTTGGttcattaatattaaatatttttttacaaaaataaaagaacaacatAAACCTGACACGTGGcacaattaaacaagttaattttTGTTGGGGGTCGTTTAATGTTAAGACATCCATAGTTCGAATGGATTGCGTCAATTTTCCGttattatataaataaaatataatttatttagtTTTTGTTATAAAGTCAAATCATGCATCTATTAAAGAATAGGAGATAGTATATATGAAGTATTTGTTTTGAGTAACACTATTATCTATTATTATCTTTTATTATCTCTATCTCACCTACCCCTACTTAATTCCCTAAGCCATAAAAAGTGAACTATTATCTCTTTCGTTTATTAATGTGAATACTTACATATGTTGTTTGGTGATAAAGCTATACAACGGAGCTTCAACACTTACCTATATATCAAAATATTgttgaaaaaaatatacgtaccAAATAGCTAGATACGTGGACAATTGGACATGCACACCAAATTCTTTGATTTCTAGAATAGATTTCAGCCAAGCTCTAATTGACATGACATCAAATAATGTTTTCAGCTTTCCATTTACaaaacccacctacccctacttTGACAATCGGCTATAATATATCCTTAATtgcattatttatatattgatCTAACTTTGACGTTTGACAGATTACGCCGACATATCACATACCACATATCATATGCCCGCATTATAAATAGACCTTCCAAGACTAGTACTTTCAAACAAAcagaaaaatcaaaatacaatatAGTTGACAAACATGTCTGTAATGGCACAAAACAACACTCCCTTAGTGTTCAACGTAACAAGGGGAGAGCCGGAGCTTGTGTGCCCTGCTAAGCCCACGCCTCGAGAGCATAAGCCACTCTCTGACCTCGACGACCAAGAGGCCAACCGATTCCTGATGCCGGCCATTATGTTTTACAAGGCTGATCCTTCCATGCAGGGAAAGGACCCTGTTAAGGTGGTTAAGGATGCTCTAGCTAAGACTCTTGTGTTTTTCTACCCCTTTGCTGGCAGGTTAATACAAGGTGACAAAAGGAAGCTTATTGTTGACTGCACAGCCGAAGGTGTGCCTTTTATCGAGGCCGAGGCTGAAGCAACACTCGAGGACTTTGGGGATGAAATTCATGCTCCTTTCCCTTTGGACAAGTTGCTTTATGACATTCCTGCTACTGATACACTGTCTGGTCGCACCCTCTTGCTTGTAGTTCAGGTAATACTTTACTCCAATATCCATCCTTGCTACAATGGATGCTTTAATCTCGATCTACACTGTGTTTGTTAACATGAAAGTATACAAAATTATGTACTACCATATTGCATGTTGGTTATAATAGAAGAGAAAACAATTAATAACCGAAACTATTAAGCTAGTATTTAACTTTTATACCATGTTAGTTTATAGAAAGAGACAACAGTGCAAAAGTGTAGAAACATGCATGCATGTTGAAATCATTGAGTTATAAGTTTCAGGGTGGTTTTTAGCTGTTTATGTTGGGGTCGATAAAAAATTAAGTAACATAATACTACGTATGGGATATAAGCAATTATACTTAGAAGTTAGGTAGCTCGAACTAATATTACACTTCAAAGTTTTCGCTCGGGACAGACAGACTCACTTAAGCCATAATGAAACTTCGCCACCAATAAATATTATAACTAGGCCATTTAGTTTCACGtagattttctctcaaaaatcatgaaaaccaGTGGAAAAACATCGAAATCTAAGATACAATTATTAATTTCTCAATAAATAACCAAATAATTTAAcaaaatatatacatatatatagtttctaaaAAGGCTTTTTGCTTATACATGTTTCCATAATCTTTTTGAATAGATTTCCTTGttgattaaattattaaacTTATGTAGTAAATATTAAAGTCACTCGAACAATAATAAGTCAATGATGGGCCGTCAATGATGTGAAAACAAGTGTGTAATATGACCCCATGCATCATTGTAGTTGAGTTAGGTGAAAGAGCACTAAGATATAGCTAGTTTGTTCTTTACGTAGTTAATTGAAATAACGTACTTTATGTTGATAATTAATTAAAGGTCCACAATTGAGTGCTACACTGCTACCAAATCCTGATGGTCAAAAACAACAGCTAGCCAAGTCAACCTTGAAACGATTACGTACATGAATTGTGTTTGTTTGTATTGTTAATTATAGGTAACCCGTCTAAGATGTGGTGGATTCATTGTGGCCCTTAAATGCAACCATTCCATAAGTGATGGCACCGGCGTTACACAACTAATGAACGCCATAGGCGAGATGGCGCGAGGTTGTTCTGCCCCCTCCATCCTTCCGGTTTGGGGCCGTGAACGTTTGACCGCAAGAGAACCTCCAAAAGTCAGCTTTCCCCACCCCGAGTATGACCAACAAGCGGTGGTTGACCTCAACACCATTAGTAAAGCCGACTTGGTTCAAAAATCCTTCCTCTTTGGCTCCACCGAGCTTGATGCCCTACGTCGCAATGTTCCTTCACACGTCAAACAATTCTCTACCTTTGATGTCCTTAGCGCTTCCTTATGGCGTTGTCGCACTATAGCACTTGGCCTTGACCTTGAACAGGAGGTTCGTCTTCTGTTTTCTCTTAATGCGAGGAATAGGTTTAACCCGCCCCTAGAGAAGGGGTATTATGGAAATGCATGTGCATTCCCTACTGCCCGTGCTAAGGCAGGGGATATATGCCAGAACGACGTGGGATATATTTTGGAATTGATAAGGAACGTTAAAAATGAAGTTAATGATGAATATATGAGGTCTATTATGGACCTTATGGTAATCAAAGATAGGCCACATTTCACCATTCATCAGACTTATGTGGTGTCGGACCTAAGGCATTTAGGGTTCATCAACGTTGATTTCGGATGGGGAAAGCCCGTTTACGGAGGACCGGGAAGTAATGGCTCGATACCAGATGAGTGCTTCTTTATTTCCTTTAACAACAAGAAAGGAGAGACTATGATAATGGTACCTATTACCTTACCTACCCAAAAAATGGATGTTTTTATTAAGGAATTGCAGGAAATGCTTCAACCACAACTTTGAATAGTAATTTTCTTGTTGCTTATACTTTAGGTTTTGTGGTCAAACGTTGAAAAAAATATCTCACTATTATAAGTACCAAAAACTTAATATGTATCATCTTATTACTTTTAtctcgatatatatttttaaagtaACGTTCTGTAATCTTTTTTATATATGTGCAATTATTTAGTGAAATGCTAAATGTCCAACAATAAAATTGTTCTTTTTGTATGATGCGTCTGGTGTGAATGTTATTAAATTAGAGATGCGAATGGAGTATTTATTCTCAATatcttttttctatttgtttattactcacctacttgttttattatttttattagattcTACTCTCATTCCTTAATGTGCGTGTCATCAAATGTAACTCTTAATAAGATACATAAGAAGTACTATCTTCGTATTTTATTAAGTGATACACTTTGACCAACACGTAATTTTAAGAGggtgagttgattttattaaaataagttgGAAATAAGGATAATGAGTTATTATTTACGGTAATAAAATTAATAGtggttaaattatttattatagtaaaaagaaGATGTGAATAAGTTTAGGACCAAGATGGAGagaaaaattaatataattgagAGTGATTACCATTACAAGCCAAAATAGAAAGTACATTATTTATTacaactagttgttggaccgtgcgctGGCGCGCACAGTCCCCCAAGGTATGTAAAATAGTTTTGTTAAATCCTTACGTAAAAGACGAACACTTATGTTTTAAGGTAATAAAATGTTTAAATGTTATGTTAAAGTTGGATTTACATGTAATAGATAATAAAGTTGGATTTACATGTAATAGACAATATAGGACCATAAATATGTTGACAATGTAAGTGCCATAAAATTTAGAGGCACCATAAACACATATAATTCGAGCAGTCTAGTACAGAACCGAAATCAGTCACGATAAACacatatttgctgaactattagagcgccactTAGGATTACGTATTAATGGTTTCggcaaatgaaaaataagatttctaatttatttttgaattaaaaaaatcgagttccacgtagataattatttaggtgccacatagatattttaattaaataattaccaatatatacaactccatccaaaaccAAACgtacactctaataattaaaaaaaaaatctaaaataaaattcaatccaagaTCAAAcgctaatctaaaataaattaatcaaacactaataaaaaataaaatcaatccaaaatcaaacactaaaataaaataaaataaaataaaattcaatccaaaatcaaacattaatccaatattagagcgccacgtaggaaatctaatggttttggcGAATGAAagataagatttcaaaattatttatgaattaaaaaattcgagtgccacgtacgtagataaataattaggtgacacgtaaatatttttataaattaatttagaatattacgtatatacaactccatccaaaatcaaccactctaacaattaaaaaaataaatctaaaatgaaattcaatccaacatcAAACACtcatctaatctaatatataaaatacgacagttggtatatatataagagtttttattttaacttaacaatttaatagaatccgtgcatcgcacgggctaaaatctagttattCTTTTAAAACAAGGAGATGCATCGtacctatttttttttaaaaattatcttTTCGGATTTAATCTCGCgatttcatttatttaattttttttttaatgtaatgTACGCTAATAATTCTAATATAGTGTCGcttgttttattatttcttattaACAGGCGACATTAAAATTTGCTCATCAATTATTAAGAAAAATATTGAAATAAAATTGAGGGATAGGTGTCACCTGTTTTATGTGCGACACCAATACTTTTAGAGTCCCATTTTATATCATGGGCGACACTAAAGGTTTTCAtttgatttttcaaaaaaaaaggtgTCGCCTGTTATTAATTGTTGACACCAAAAATTTTAGAGTCTCATTTTTTAATGTAGGCGACACTTAAagtatttaattagaatattaaaaaaatattaaaataaaattaagaagAAATAGGTGTCGCCTGTTACTAATGTGCGACACCAAAACTTTTAGAGTCTCATTTTATAACAGAAGCGACACGGTAGTCTCGTTGTAATATTTTCTAACAACTTTATGTGTCGCCTTTTTATAAAATGGGATTCTAAATGTTTTGGTGTCGCACATTAATTTGAGGCAACTCTAAAAGGGCGACTTATAAAggtatttttgtagtagtgaatatAGAATGCCAAGAGTCGAAGCTAAACACTATGCCGAAAATGATATGGGTTTGAAGGTTCAAACTTGCCATGCTCgagtttgttaggttatgatacatatgaataaacataaatcatgcggaaaaaccataatgccaggaaacatattatttacacataatcatatagcataatttagatgcatacactttgtagcgtgccctccctagctgcgcccgaaccgaacaagaacaagtctttaggactccaagtgtcgtccctccgtagatagtccacagcacgtccggatccgccttaagcttgaccaactagaatcgcccttaaggtagtatagatttcggctaaataggggcaagagagtggctgatttttcttgaaaatcttacctttgaatacttcaattgtatctataaattatgaccctaggcacctatttatagaggtatggaaaaggaattataatcctactaggatttagatttattaattagaatccaacttgaactctaaataataaatttaatctattaggattaggatttaatcaatacacaaattccgataggattaggattcgttacgaacatgagcatcgtatggccacgagcatcgcaccacccgcgcaggccttgcagcccacacgagcagtcgctgctcgcagcccaacagcacgcctagcgtgcgcgcgccaaggccttgctgggcctggccttgcgctgggcctggcgaggctgtggcagctccatgttgggcgctcggcttgctgggcgcgggcctggcttcgtgctgggccttcttctagcaagcctcgtccgatgctaattcgtacgatgcgcttccgattaaattcccggttccggaattcatttccgatacgaacaatatttaatatttccgattctggaattaatttccgtttcgaacaaatatttaatatttccgtttacggaattattttccgattccgataatatttccgattctgacaatatttccgtttccggcattatttccgattccggcaataattccatttccgataatattttccgatacgtgccatgtttccgtttccggcaacatctacgacttggataatatttatatttccgatacgatccatatttccgtttccggcaatatcatcgtttccggagtattcatttcttgcttgtgacgatctcagctcccactgaaaccaagatccgtcgattccgaatatccatagatggagtatttaatgccattaaatacttgatccgtttacgtactatttgtgtgaccctacgggttcagtcaagagtaagctgtggattaatatcattaattccacttgaactgaagcggcctctagctaggcattcagctcacttgatctcactgaattattaacttgttaattaatactgaaccgcatttattagacttaatattatatgcatacttggaccaagggcattatttccttcagtctcccacttgtccttaggaacaagtgtgcattgcctaattcctttgccgctcgatgcttgctcttgaacataaggtaagagttgtcatccttattatgtccagaggtgtttctcggtttcagagttcaactgatcaaataaacagataatcatagcctatgattcatccgagcacggccatgcattttacagtttctagctctccgagtggccttgtacaacttttaagcatctcgtcccgatttatgggaggacaatcccaatcttgcgatcttgagattagacttcgtttgttaggtgattacctg
This sequence is a window from Spinacia oleracea cultivar Varoflay chromosome 1, BTI_SOV_V1, whole genome shotgun sequence. Protein-coding genes within it:
- the LOC110800853 gene encoding benzyl alcohol O-benzoyltransferase, whose product is MSVMAQNNTPLVFNVTRGEPELVCPAKPTPREHKPLSDLDDQEANRFLMPAIMFYKADPSMQGKDPVKVVKDALAKTLVFFYPFAGRLIQGDKRKLIVDCTAEGVPFIEAEAEATLEDFGDEIHAPFPLDKLLYDIPATDTLSGRTLLLVVQVTRLRCGGFIVALKCNHSISDGTGVTQLMNAIGEMARGCSAPSILPVWGRERLTAREPPKVSFPHPEYDQQAVVDLNTISKADLVQKSFLFGSTELDALRRNVPSHVKQFSTFDVLSASLWRCRTIALGLDLEQEVRLLFSLNARNRFNPPLEKGYYGNACAFPTARAKAGDICQNDVGYILELIRNVKNEVNDEYMRSIMDLMVIKDRPHFTIHQTYVVSDLRHLGFINVDFGWGKPVYGGPGSNGSIPDECFFISFNNKKGETMIMVPITLPTQKMDVFIKELQEMLQPQL